One region of Triticum aestivum cultivar Chinese Spring chromosome 6B, IWGSC CS RefSeq v2.1, whole genome shotgun sequence genomic DNA includes:
- the LOC123133558 gene encoding uncharacterized protein, with product MSSRRRPRSPPPVPPLEDDNLLSEILLRPPPDPSSLPRASLVAKRWLGLVSDPSFSRRFRLHHRRNPPLLGFFEGSHFEPTMDPPNRVPEGHFSYEHTDDDGYGCFRPLGWRHGLQLIFHESESEKLVLVRDPFNGDKHRLPVPPGLDGEETPTSGAVFRAAGDIQHFHVVLVDTETNQHHTRAIARVYSSETGIWGNLMATPLPPMPSSSMDEHPTMIGIWFTIGVLVGHSIYWLLTDTSAETSMLDGILEFDLETQILAVIPVPTDIANNCISRFQVMRAEGGGLGILFLSNFSAQLWKMETDSNGVASWVLGRTIELDKLLPMNPKKKKRGPPLMIRGFAEYNNVLFIRTPAGFFTLQLESLEFKELFKSDIYYPFESVYAAGPSIGGGHDGAELLHNT from the exons ATGagtagccgccgccgcccacgctcgccgccgccggtgccgccgcTGGAGGACGACAACCTGCTCTCTGAGATCCTCCTCCGACCCCCCCCAGATCCGTCCTCCCTCCCTCGCGCCTCCCTCGTCGCCAAGCGCTGGCTCGGCCTCGTCTCCGACCCCAGCTTCTCCCGCCGcttccgcctccaccaccgccgcaaCCCTCCCCTCCTCGGTTTCTTCGAGGGCTCGCACTTCGAACCTACAATGGATCCGCCCAATCGTGTCCCGGAAGGTCACTTCTCCTACGAGCACACCGACGACGACGGCTACGGCTGCTTCAGACCCTTGGGATGGCGCCATGGCCTCCAACTCATCTTCCACGAATCGGAGTCGGAGAAGCTGGTCCTGGTGCGGGACCCCTTCAACGGCGACAAACACCGCCTACCCGTTCCCCCGGGGTTGGATGGGGAGGAGACCCCGACCAGCGGGGCGGTGTTTCGCGCTGCCGGAGACATCCAACACTTCCACGTTGTCTTGGTAGACACAGAGACAAACCAACATCATACACGGGCAATTGCCCGCGTCTACTCATCGGAGACTGGCATATGGGGAAATCTCATGGCCACACCGCTTCCACCAATGCCTTCGAGTTCTATGGACGAACATCCCACCATGATTGGAATATGGTTTACCATCGGTGTGCTAGTTGGGCATTCCATTTATTGGTTGCTCACCGATACATCGGCAGAAACTAGCATGTTAGATGGTATCCTTGAGTTTGATTTGGAGACGCAGATTTTAGCTGTGATACCTGTGCCCACGGATATTGCCAATAATTGTATTAGCCGATTCCAGGTTATGCGGGCAGAAGGTGGTGGCCTTGGTATTCTCTTTCTATCAAATTTCAGTGCCCAATTATGGAAGATGGAGACTGATTCCAATGGTGTTGCTTCGTGGGTGCTGGGAAGAACTATTGAACTAGATAAGCTACTTCCCATGAatccaaagaagaagaagagagggccACCCCTAATGATACGAGGGTTTGCTGAGTACAATAATGTGCTGTTCATACGGACACCTGCTGGCTTCTTCACTCTTCAGCTTGAGTCACTGGAGTTCAAGGAACTTTTCAAATCCGACATCTATTATCCATTTGAAAGTGTCTATGCTGCAG GCCCGAGCATTGGTGGTGGACATGATGGAGCTGAACTTTTGCATAATACGTAA